The Reichenbachiella carrageenanivorans region TTAGTTTATTTTGAGCCAAGGGGTATTTTGGCTATAGCACTTTCGATCCTTATGGGGTTGGGAATGGCAGGTGTTGGGCTGGGAGTTATGCATGATGGTATACATGGTGCTTATTCTTCTAAACAATGGGTGAACAAATTATTGGGCTATACTTTGAACCTAGTAGGAGGACTGTCTATCAACTGGAAGATTCAGCACAACATCAAACACCATACCTATACCAATATAGAGGATCATGATGAAGACATTGAACCAAAAGCTATACTTCGATTTCACCCAGCCACTAAACTGAAGCCTGTACACAAGTATCAGTACATCTATGCTTGGGTATTTTATGCGTTAGGCACATTTTTTTGGGTGACTTTCAAGGACTTTGCCAAAATCACCAGATATACCAAAGAAGGCTTGTTGGCCAAAAATACTAATAGCGTGGCTAAAGAGTACGCAATATTGATTTTCACGAAAGTATTTTATTATAGCTATGTCATTGGTTTGCCAGTGATGTTTACTACTTACACAGGAGGAGAGATATTTTTAGGCTTTTTTGTGATGCATCTTGCAGCAGGTACTGCGCTTGGTTTTATATTCCAGCCAGCACATTTGCTCGAAGAAGTAGAGTACCCTCAGCCTGATGAAAATGGCAATGTACCTTATTCTAGGTTTGTACATCAGCTCTACACTTCAGTGAATTTTGCTAATAAAAACAAATGGGTGACTTGGTACGCTGGAGGGCTCAATTTTCAGGTAGAGCATCATTTGTATCCTCATATTTGCCATGTGCACTATCACGCCATTGCACCCATAGTGAAAGAAACTGCCGCAGAGTACAATATTCCTTATCACGCTAAGGAAGGTTTTTTCGAAACACTAAGAGAGCATACCAATATGCTCAAGTGGCTCGGTACAGCTGATAGTGAGTTGGTAAAAGCCTAATGAGTATGGGGTGTGCCACGCTTTAAACAAGGCACTTTTTCTGATTTAGTCATTACTTTGACCGCTCAAACGCCTGCTTTAGATCACTGATGATATCTTCAATATGTTCTAGTCCAGCTGATATTCTGATCAGATTTGGTGAAATGCCTGTAGCTGTTCTTTCGTCATCTGTCAGCCGGGCATGAGTAGTTGACGTTGGGTGAGTCACGATCGTACGAGTATCGCCCAAATTGGCTGTCAGACTACACATTTCCACACTGTTGAGGAATTTTTTACCTCTTTCTGCACCACCTTTGATGCCAAAGCAAACCATGCCACCACCACTTTTCATTTGCTTTTTAGCAATCTCATATTGTGGGTGTGAGGGGAGAAAAGGATAACGTACCCATTCCACATGCTCATTGGCCTCTAGCCATTCGGCTAATTTTAAAGCATTTTCTCCATGCTTGTCCATGCGGATGGCAAGTGTTTCTAAACTCTTAGATAAAATCCATGCATTGAATGGTGACAGTGCAGGGCCTGTGCTGCGACTAAATGTGTAAATTTCTTTGATTAAATCTGCCCTGCCTACTACGATACCCCCCATTACTCGACCTTGCCCATCCAGATATTTGGTGGCAGAATGGATGACCAAATCAGCGCCATATTCAATTGGTAATTGGAGATAGGGCGTCGCAAAGCAGTTGTCCACGATCAAAATCAAATTGTTCTTTTTGGCGAAAGCCCCAGCAAATTCCAAGTCGATCAGTTCTATGCCAGGGTTGGTTGGTGTTTCTAAAAATAGAAGTTTGGTGTTGGGTTTCACCTTGTCTTGCCAGCTGCTGGTATCATCGAGGTCTAGGTACGAACTTTCGATTTGATATTTTGGTAAAAATTTGGTGATTACCGAATGAGACGATCCGAAGATAGACCGACATGATAGCATATGGTCGCCCGCATTGAGCAGGGTTGCAAATGTGGAAAATACAGCTGCCATACCTGTGGCTGTGGCATACCCTGCTTCTGCTCCTTCGAGCGCACACATTTTGTCTATAAATTCTGTGGTGTTTGGGTTGGTGAATCGACTATAGGTATTGCGGTCTATCTCTTCGGCAAAAGTGGCACGCATTTCTTCGGCATCGTCAAACACAAAGCTAGACGTGAGATACATTGGCGACGCATGTTCCTTCTCATGAGTAGTCTTTATCTGCGTTCTAATGGCGTTGGTTTCGAAATGTCGGTACTTTTTCATAGAAAGGCCTTCAATAATATGGAACAATTTTTTGCAAATATGTAAAGTTCGCGTTGAAAATTGATCCGTAGGGTAAACTATTATGGTACATTTATTAGGTTTGCGCCTTCAAAATTTCAATGAGTCAAAAAGCCTTTACATACGAGCATAGCGAGCCCTTCCAATTAGAAAGGGGTGGAGTTCTTCCAAAACTCGAGATAGCGTACCATACTTTTGGTCAGCTCAATGCTGATAAAAGCAATGTTGTATGGGTTTTTCATGCACTCACGGCTAATTCTGACGCTTTGGATTGGTGGAAAGGTCTGTTTGATCAAAATTCAGCGATCAACCCTGAGAAGTATTTCATCGTCTGTGCCAATATTCTTGGTTCTCCCTATGGGACGAGCAGTCCGATGTCTACCGATCCAGTTACGGGCAAGCCTTATCATAGTACTTTTCCACTGATTACGATCCGAGACATGGTAGAAGCGCACAAGTTGCTTCGAGATCACTTAGGCATAGAGAAGATTGCTATTGGTCTAGGTGGTTCGATGGGTGGTTTTCAGACCTATGAATGGGCTGTCCAAGAATCAGCATTTTTTGAAAAGTTGATTTTGGTAGCTACAGCTCCTAAAGAGTCGCCGTGGAGAATCTCTGTGCATGCAGCGCAGCGATTAGCGATAGAAGCAGATCCTACTTGGAAAGATGATAGCAGAGAGGCTGGGGCAGCAGGTGTGGCGGCTTCTAGAGCCATTGGTATGCTCTCTTACCGAAATCATGAGATTTTCGAAAAGACACAAAGTGATGCAGAGTCTAAAGTGGATGATTTTAGAGCCGACTCTTACATTCGATATCAAGGGAATAAACTAGCCAATAGAGGTTTTAGCGGATTCTTGCTTTGGAACCTGACCAAAGCGCTAGATAGCCATGATCTCAGTCGAGACCGAGGTACTTTGAACGAAGTGCTAGAAGGAATTAGAATCCCTGTACTGCAGGTTGGTATCATATCCGATTTGCTATTCCCTATCGAGGAGCAGCGAAAAGTGGCAGACCACTTGGCCAATGTAACATACAAAGAGATAGAATCTCTATTTGGACATGATGGTTTTCTTACTGAAACAAAACAAATCAATCAATTGATCGCTGAGTTTTTGGCTTAACAAACAGCCTTAATTTTCTATTTTTTGTTTAGTAGCAAATCGTAGGATACTTGTATTGTGCTTAATACTTCTTCCTTATTTTTATCTTCGTGTGACTAATGTTACAAACTCACAATTGTGGCTGACGTACATTTGCAACAAGAAACCCAAAAGAATAGATCATGAAAATAGAGCAGATATACACAGGTTGTTTGGCCCAAGGTGCTTATTACATTCAAAGTGGAAATGAAGCCGTAATTATCGACCCGCTTCGAGAAGTGGATTCGTATGTGACTAAAGCCAAAGAAAATGATGCAACCATCAAATATATTTTTGAGACACACTTTCATGCTGATTTCGTGTCTGGCCATGTAGATCTAGCGAAAAAGACAGGAGCCCAGATTGTTTTTGGCCCAACAGCGACCACCGTATTTGATAGTCATATCGGTAAAGATGGAGAAATTTTTGAGGTAGGAGCTGTGAAAATCAAATTGCTACATACCCCTGGGCATACCATGGAGAGTAGTACGTTTTTATTGCTCGATGAAGAAGGAAAAGAAAAAGCCATCTTTTCTGGCGACACCTTGTTTATTGGGGATGTAGGCAGACCAGACTTGGCGGTGAAGTCGGATCTGACGGAGGAGGATTTGGCAGGCCATCTATACGAAAGTCTCCGTTATAAAATAATGACTTTGCCCGATGATGTAGTGGTGTACCCTGCGCACGGAGCAGGGTCTGCTTGTGGAAAAAACATGTCTTCCGAGACTTGGGATACGCTAGGCAATCAGAAAAAGACCAATTACGCACTTCGTGCCGATATGACGAAGGAAGAATTTGTAAAGGAAGTCACCGAAGGCATCCTGCCTCCACCACAGTATTTTGCCAAAAATGCAATGATGAATAAGTCGGGTTATGAAAGTATCGACAAGGTGATGAAAACTGGTACTGTGGCACTCGACGTTGAGATTTTCGAGGCGATGGCCAATCATGAAGGGGCTTTGGTGCTGGATACTAGACATCAGAGCGAATTTGTAAAAGCACATATTCCTAATTCGATATTTATAGGTATCGATGGTAGTTTTGCACCATGGGTAGGCGCTTTGATTACGGATTTGAAACAACCGATCATTTTCTTGGCTGATGCAGGTCGAGAAGAAGAGGTGGTAACTCGTTTGTCAAGAGTGGGGTATGATCATACGTTGGGATATTTGAAAGGTGGAATTGCTAGCTGGATAGCAGCGGGCAAAGAGACCGACAGTCTAGCTTCGATCACACCGCAGGAATTCGAATCGAGATTAAGCGAAAGCAAACTTCAAATTTTGGATGTACGAAAGCCAGGAGAATATGGGGCTGAGCATGTAGATCAGGCGGTTACTTTTCCGTTGGATTTTATCAATACCCATATGAGTGAGGTGAGTGCAGACAAACAGTACTATTTGTATTGTGCAGGGGGATATCGCTCGGTGATTGCGTCTTCGATATTGAAATCCAGAGGGATTCACGATTTGGTAAACGTAGAACTGGGTTTTAAAGGCATTAGCCAAACAGGAATAAAAACAACGGACTTTGTATGTCCATCGACAATAAAATAAGATAGAAATGTACGAGAATATTGATGAAATAGAATTCGCGGAGAAGTTTGAAGCAGATGATAATGCGGTGCTTTTGGATGTGAGAACCCAAGAAGAGTACGACGGAGGATTTATCGCAGGATGCGAATTGATGGATATTTTTCAGCCAGATTTTAAGAGCAAGCTGGAAGGACTGGATAAGTCTAAAAATTATTATGTGTATTGCCGTAGTGGCAACCGTAGTGGGCAGGCTTGTGGGCTGATGGCTCAGATGGGCTTCACGGGTCAGCTATACAACCTAGACGGTGGGATCTTGGGATGGACCCAAGATTTGGAATACTAGTTTTCACTAAATAAATAGGAAATAATGGAATTGGTTGAATGGATTAGGCAACCCTGGGAGTGGTATGTCGCAGGCCCAATGATCTCGGTAGTGATGTTTTTGTTGCTTTATTTTGGGAAAGAATTTGGCGTGTCGGGCAATCTGCGAACCATGTGCAGTATTGTGGGGGCAGGTAAAGTGAATGAGTTTTTTCGTTTCGACTGGAAAGGACAGGTTTGGAACTTGGTTTTTGTGTTAGGAGGTTTGATAGGCGGTTATATTGCTAAAACATACTTGACGGCCTCGGAGGCGGTTGGTATTTCAGAAGCTACTATTGAGCAGCTGAAATTACTAGGAATTGAGAACCCTGGGGCTACTTATCTGCCAGCTTCTATTTTTAGCTGGGAGTCTTTGGCTACTCCTAAATACGCTTTGATGTTGGTTGTTGGTGGTGCGTTGGTTGGGTTCGGGACACGCTATGCAGGTGGGTGTACCTCAGGTCACGCCATCAGTGGACTGAGCAATTTACAATGGCCTTCCATGGTTGCAGTGGTTGGCTTTTTTATCGGAGGTTTACTAATGACGCATTTTATTTTACCTTATCTACTGACTGTTTAAAGTACTTTATATGAAGTTCATGAAATTTTTAATGACCGGTATCCTGTTTGGAATCGTGTTGTCCAAGTCTGAAGTGATCTCATGGTACCGTATTTATGAGATGTTCAATTTTCAATCTTTCCATATGTTTGGTATTATAGGTTCTGCTGTGGTGCTGGGGGCGATCATTACGCAAAGCATAAAGAAATTTGACCTTAAGTCTATCGTAGGAGAGTCTATTCAGTTCAATCCCAAAGTCAAATCTTTTTGGCGCTATCTATTAGGGGGTACTTTTTTTGGATTAGGCTGGGCTATGACAGGAGCTTGTCCAGGGCCAATGTTTGTCTTGGTTGGACATGGGGCTTCGGTTTTTTTACTTGTGATTACTAGTGCTATGTTTGGGACATTCTTATATGGCGTTTTGAGGAAGTATTTGCCGCATTGAGATTGTGTTTGTTGAACTTTGACAAGATTAAAGCTGATAAGTTTTCGAGGGCAGTAATAAAAAAAGCCTGTTTCGATTCGAAACAGGCTTTTTTTATTAAAAGAGAGTGGAGGCATTACCCTGCTACTCTTAGTTTATTCAATTTAGATTTTTCGAACTTCTCTTCGGCGTAAGCTTTGGTGATGACCAATTTCTTTACCTCCGACTGAGAAGGGAGTTCAAACATGGCGTCGTTGATGATGGCTTCACATATCGAGCGAAGTCCACGAGCACCCAGTTTGAATTCTAGTGCTTTTTCTACGACATAGTCTAGCGCTCCTTTTTTGAATTCGATGTCGATGCCCTCCATGTCAAACAGCTTGGTGTATTGCTTTACCAGCGCATTTTTTGGCTCGGTTAGGATTTGGCGCAACGCCTCTCCGTCTAGTGGGTTCAAGTGCGTCAGTACTGGTAGACGACCGATCAATTCAGGAATCAAGCCAAAGCTCTTTAAGTCCATGGCAGTGATGTACTGAAGCAAGTTCTCCTTGTTTATCTCGCCATATGTATTTTGTTTCTTAGAGTTAAATCCAAGAGGTCTTGTGTTTAATCTATTGGCTATATTTCTGCTAATGCCATCAAATGCTCCTCCGCAAATGAATAAGATATTCTCTGTGTTTACAGAGATCATTTTTTGATCTGGATGCTTGCGACCTCCTTGAGGAGGTACATTTACGGAAGTTCCTTCCAGTAGTTTGAGCAAGGCCTGCTGTACGCCTTCGCCACTCACATCTCTAGTGATCGATGGGTTGTCAGACTTGCGAGATATTTTGTCGAGTTCATCGATGTATACGATGCCGCGTTCAGCAGCTTCTACATCGTAGTCAGCCGCTTGTAGTAGTCGTGTAAGGATGCTTTCCACATCTTCGCCTACATAGCCTGCTTCTGTGAGTACAGTTGCATCCGCGATGCAGAACGGCACTTGCAATATTTTGGCAAGTGATCGGGCGAGGTAGGTTTTGCCTGTTCCTGTTTCTCCCACCATCACGATGTTAGATTTTTCGATCGTTACATCGTCTTCGCTAGCGGGCTGCGATAGTCTTTTGTAGTGGTTGTATACAGCCACAGAGATCACGCGTTTGGCTTCGTCTTGACCAATCACAAATTGATCTAGATGCTCTTTCATCTCAACTGGTTTAATCAGGTTGAAATTTGGTGCATCAAGATTGCTCTTGGTGTTCGATTCTTCATTTAGTATTTGATTGGCTTGCGCGATACATTTGTCACAAATGTGAGCATGTATCCCTGAGATCATCAAATCAACATCTTTCTTATTCCTTCCGCAAAATGAACAGGTTACTTGAGCCATAATTTTTGTTTTTCAATGAATGAGCACTCCGCTTTTTTTGAAGTATGTATTTGCTGCCAGCAAAGGTCATTCAAAAGTTATTTGGTAATTAGTTATTAGCAACTATTCAAGTTTTGACTAATAACTAATTACGCTTACTTATTAACTGACAATTGATCTAGCGACCATTTGCCTTTAAAATTCTTCAAAGATAACGATTATTTGTCAGCTTTTCGCTCCAGTACTTCGTCGATCAAACCGTATTTTTTGGCTTCTGATGCTATCATCCAGTAATCTCGGTCAGAGTCTTTTTCAATCTGCTCGTATGTTTTGCCACTGTGCTTTGCTAGGATGTCGTACAAATCTTTCTTTACCGAAAGGGTTTGCTTGAGTGAGATTTCCATGTCAGAGGCTTGTCCTTGCATGCCTGCCATTGGCTGGTGAATCATGATTCTGGCGTGAGGCAGGGCAGCTCTTTTGCCTGCTGCACCGCCAGCTAGTAATACAGCACCCATAGAGGCTGCTAACCCAGTACAGATAGTGTTTACGTCAGGGTTTACATAGTTCATGGTGTCGTATATGCCGAGTCCTGCATATACAGATCCTCCTGGGCTGTTTACGTATAGCAGAATGTCCTTTTTTGCATCTACAGATTCTAAGAAAAGTAATTGAGCGGTGATGATGTTGGCAATGTTGTCGTCTACACCTGTGCCAAGGAAGATAATTCTATCCATGATGAGTCTCGAGAATACATCGATCTCACGGAAGTTGGTAGGGCGCTCTTCTATGACAGCACGAGTCATGTTTTCGATATGGCCAGTATACTGGTCAAAAGTGTTGCCGTTTATGTTTTGGCCTTTTACGGCGAAATCTCTGAATTCTTTTTTATCCATTACTATAGGTGTTATATACAGGTACAAAAAAACAAAAAAAGTCCTTAATACAAAGGGCTTTGCTTAAAGACGGAGCACGAAGGTAAAAGTTTATGAATTTAAACCGCTTATAAAAAGAAAAACCTGTCAAGCACAGTAATGTGACTAGACAGGTTTTCTTGAAACAAGTTGTCTTTTAGGCTTTCGCTTTGTACTCTTCGGCAGTTACTTCTTTGGCTTTGATCGAAATTGTTTCTTTGATGTAGGCCATTACTTTGTCGTTGAATACTTTTTCGTTCAATTTCATGTAGTTCTGACCTTCTTCACCTTTTAGGTAATTGTCAGCGAAAGCATCGATGTTTTCTTCCATTGCTTCAGACATGCCCATGGAGCCAAACTGTGCTCGGATCATATTTTTAGCTTCGTTTACTACGTCTTCGTGCTCTGTCTTGATCTCGCTATCTTTAGAGATTTTGTTTTTGATCAAAGACCATTTCAAATCGTTGGCATACAATGGGTAGTCCTTGTCGATTTGTTCTTTGGTGAGCTGATTTTTATTAGATAGTTCCAGCCATTTCTTCAAGAAAGTGTCTGGCAATTCCATCTTAGTTTTATCGATAAAAGCATCTCTGATTTTAAGCTCAGTATACCCTTCGGTCTCTCTATTGTAGTTGTCTGCAATTGTTGCCTTTACTTTTTCTTTGAATTCTTCTTCCGTTTTCACGGCGTCTTTTCCGAAAGTTTTGTCGAATAGTTCCTGATTCAATTCGGCAGGTACTGTTCTGTTTACATTCTTTACTTCGAATTTAATTTTGCCTTTCAGTTCTTGATTGGCTTCTCCGAGGAATGTTTTTCTGATGTCTTCGTCTTTGATGGCTTTGGCAGGATCGAATTCGATAACGTCGCCAGATTTTTTGCCAATAAAGTCTTTCTGCGCTTTTTTCTCTACATCGTTGATGTCGAGAAGTGCACCTGCGTTTTCTTCT contains the following coding sequences:
- a CDS encoding fatty acid desaturase family protein → MSEVGNIYFNNEDAKSKEFAKVLNGRVNDYFKAKGISKYGNLEMYIKTVFMLCLFFVPFGCLVYFEPRGILAIALSILMGLGMAGVGLGVMHDGIHGAYSSKQWVNKLLGYTLNLVGGLSINWKIQHNIKHHTYTNIEDHDEDIEPKAILRFHPATKLKPVHKYQYIYAWVFYALGTFFWVTFKDFAKITRYTKEGLLAKNTNSVAKEYAILIFTKVFYYSYVIGLPVMFTTYTGGEIFLGFFVMHLAAGTALGFIFQPAHLLEEVEYPQPDENGNVPYSRFVHQLYTSVNFANKNKWVTWYAGGLNFQVEHHLYPHICHVHYHAIAPIVKETAAEYNIPYHAKEGFFETLREHTNMLKWLGTADSELVKA
- a CDS encoding trans-sulfuration enzyme family protein — its product is MKKYRHFETNAIRTQIKTTHEKEHASPMYLTSSFVFDDAEEMRATFAEEIDRNTYSRFTNPNTTEFIDKMCALEGAEAGYATATGMAAVFSTFATLLNAGDHMLSCRSIFGSSHSVITKFLPKYQIESSYLDLDDTSSWQDKVKPNTKLLFLETPTNPGIELIDLEFAGAFAKKNNLILIVDNCFATPYLQLPIEYGADLVIHSATKYLDGQGRVMGGIVVGRADLIKEIYTFSRSTGPALSPFNAWILSKSLETLAIRMDKHGENALKLAEWLEANEHVEWVRYPFLPSHPQYEIAKKQMKSGGGMVCFGIKGGAERGKKFLNSVEMCSLTANLGDTRTIVTHPTSTTHARLTDDERTATGISPNLIRISAGLEHIEDIISDLKQAFERSK
- a CDS encoding homoserine O-acetyltransferase family protein — translated: MSQKAFTYEHSEPFQLERGGVLPKLEIAYHTFGQLNADKSNVVWVFHALTANSDALDWWKGLFDQNSAINPEKYFIVCANILGSPYGTSSPMSTDPVTGKPYHSTFPLITIRDMVEAHKLLRDHLGIEKIAIGLGGSMGGFQTYEWAVQESAFFEKLILVATAPKESPWRISVHAAQRLAIEADPTWKDDSREAGAAGVAASRAIGMLSYRNHEIFEKTQSDAESKVDDFRADSYIRYQGNKLANRGFSGFLLWNLTKALDSHDLSRDRGTLNEVLEGIRIPVLQVGIISDLLFPIEEQRKVADHLANVTYKEIESLFGHDGFLTETKQINQLIAEFLA
- a CDS encoding MBL fold metallo-hydrolase; this encodes MKIEQIYTGCLAQGAYYIQSGNEAVIIDPLREVDSYVTKAKENDATIKYIFETHFHADFVSGHVDLAKKTGAQIVFGPTATTVFDSHIGKDGEIFEVGAVKIKLLHTPGHTMESSTFLLLDEEGKEKAIFSGDTLFIGDVGRPDLAVKSDLTEEDLAGHLYESLRYKIMTLPDDVVVYPAHGAGSACGKNMSSETWDTLGNQKKTNYALRADMTKEEFVKEVTEGILPPPQYFAKNAMMNKSGYESIDKVMKTGTVALDVEIFEAMANHEGALVLDTRHQSEFVKAHIPNSIFIGIDGSFAPWVGALITDLKQPIIFLADAGREEEVVTRLSRVGYDHTLGYLKGGIASWIAAGKETDSLASITPQEFESRLSESKLQILDVRKPGEYGAEHVDQAVTFPLDFINTHMSEVSADKQYYLYCAGGYRSVIASSILKSRGIHDLVNVELGFKGISQTGIKTTDFVCPSTIK
- a CDS encoding rhodanese-like domain-containing protein → MYENIDEIEFAEKFEADDNAVLLDVRTQEEYDGGFIAGCELMDIFQPDFKSKLEGLDKSKNYYVYCRSGNRSGQACGLMAQMGFTGQLYNLDGGILGWTQDLEY
- a CDS encoding YeeE/YedE family protein — its product is MELVEWIRQPWEWYVAGPMISVVMFLLLYFGKEFGVSGNLRTMCSIVGAGKVNEFFRFDWKGQVWNLVFVLGGLIGGYIAKTYLTASEAVGISEATIEQLKLLGIENPGATYLPASIFSWESLATPKYALMLVVGGALVGFGTRYAGGCTSGHAISGLSNLQWPSMVAVVGFFIGGLLMTHFILPYLLTV
- a CDS encoding YeeE/YedE family protein encodes the protein MKFMKFLMTGILFGIVLSKSEVISWYRIYEMFNFQSFHMFGIIGSAVVLGAIITQSIKKFDLKSIVGESIQFNPKVKSFWRYLLGGTFFGLGWAMTGACPGPMFVLVGHGASVFLLVITSAMFGTFLYGVLRKYLPH
- the clpX gene encoding ATP-dependent Clp protease ATP-binding subunit ClpX, which encodes MAQVTCSFCGRNKKDVDLMISGIHAHICDKCIAQANQILNEESNTKSNLDAPNFNLIKPVEMKEHLDQFVIGQDEAKRVISVAVYNHYKRLSQPASEDDVTIEKSNIVMVGETGTGKTYLARSLAKILQVPFCIADATVLTEAGYVGEDVESILTRLLQAADYDVEAAERGIVYIDELDKISRKSDNPSITRDVSGEGVQQALLKLLEGTSVNVPPQGGRKHPDQKMISVNTENILFICGGAFDGISRNIANRLNTRPLGFNSKKQNTYGEINKENLLQYITAMDLKSFGLIPELIGRLPVLTHLNPLDGEALRQILTEPKNALVKQYTKLFDMEGIDIEFKKGALDYVVEKALEFKLGARGLRSICEAIINDAMFELPSQSEVKKLVITKAYAEEKFEKSKLNKLRVAG
- a CDS encoding ClpP family protease is translated as MDKKEFRDFAVKGQNINGNTFDQYTGHIENMTRAVIEERPTNFREIDVFSRLIMDRIIFLGTGVDDNIANIITAQLLFLESVDAKKDILLYVNSPGGSVYAGLGIYDTMNYVNPDVNTICTGLAASMGAVLLAGGAAGKRAALPHARIMIHQPMAGMQGQASDMEISLKQTLSVKKDLYDILAKHSGKTYEQIEKDSDRDYWMIASEAKKYGLIDEVLERKADK
- the tig gene encoding trigger factor, with the translated sequence MDIQLDQISKVEALIKINLKEADYQPKVEEKLKEYSKKAQVKGFRPGKVPQSLVKKMYGNSILVDEINHMVSHKVMDYIKENDIQILGDPLPNAEKAAQLDWANGKEFEFEYEIGIVPEFDLKVDKKIKVDTYTIKVDDKLLDETLDNLKKQFGETTNPKVSEAGDALFGNILTEGEEENAGALLDINDVEKKAQKDFIGKKSGDVIEFDPAKAIKDEDIRKTFLGEANQELKGKIKFEVKNVNRTVPAELNQELFDKTFGKDAVKTEEEFKEKVKATIADNYNRETEGYTELKIRDAFIDKTKMELPDTFLKKWLELSNKNQLTKEQIDKDYPLYANDLKWSLIKNKISKDSEIKTEHEDVVNEAKNMIRAQFGSMGMSEAMEENIDAFADNYLKGEEGQNYMKLNEKVFNDKVMAYIKETISIKAKEVTAEEYKAKA